A window of Anas acuta chromosome 5, bAnaAcu1.1, whole genome shotgun sequence genomic DNA:
ATCACTCCCTTACCTGCACCCCCAGAACctcaccccccacccctttacccccccagcagctcaccCCCaaccccttcccacccccccaacccccccagaaACCAACTCCCCCCACTcacccacccccccacccccccatccccccacccccgcccccttcccacccccccagcggacctcccccccatcccccccaccccccctccaatttcccctgcaccccccgtttcccctccgtgccccccccagcccctaaCCCCGGGGGCGGGCAGGAGCCGCCCTGGGGGCCGCCCCGAGCCTCTCCGCGCCGCCTCCCCCGTGCCTCCCACCccgcgccggggccgggccagTCGGCGGCGGcgaggaagaagaagaaagaagaagaggaggaggaggaggaggaggaagaaagggcgAGGGCGGCTGCCCGATGGCGAGCGAAGGCTACCGGTGCCGGGGCAGCCGTTTCATCGAGAGCGGGCAGTCGGCGGTGCCCAGCTCGGTGCTTTTTGGGGCTGGCCTTTTGGGCAACGTGctcgccctgctgctgcttggccaGCACCGCCGGCGCTCCCGCTCGCCCGGCGGTCGCCCCCCGAGGGTTTCGGCTTTCTACGTGCTGGTGAGCGGGCTGGCGGTCACCGATCTGCTGGGCAAGTGCCTGCTCAGCCCCATGGTTTTGGCCGCTTACGCTTACAACCGCAGCCTGAGCGAATTGGGCTCCCCCGGGGGGCGAGCCGAGGGCGAGCCGGGGGCTCTGTGCCAGCTTTTCGCCTTCCTCATGGCTTTCTTCGGGCTGGCCCCCACCCTCCTGCTGCTCGCCATGGCCCTGGAGTGCTGGTTGTCGCTTGGCCACCCTTATTTTTACCGCCGCCACCTTACCCGACGGCTGGGCGCAGCGCTGGCCCCGGCCGCCGCGGGGCTTTGCGCGCTCTTCTGCGCGCTCCCgctgctgggttttggggtccccatgCAGTACTGCCCCGGCACTTGGTGTTTTATCCGGATGGCCGGCGGGGGGGTCGGCCAGCTGGGTTTCCCCGTGCTTTACGCCAGCCTGATGGGGGTGCTGGTGTTGGCCATCGGGGCTTGCAACGTGAGCAGCATGCGGCACCTCTACGGCATGGCCCGcaggcagcccccccggggggcagcggccacccccccggctgctgctgttgccacCGCCGCCGCCAAACCCCCCCGCATGGAGGAGCTCGACCACCTCGTCCTGCTGGGGCTCATGACCGTGCTCTTCACCGTCTGCTCGCTGCCGCTCATCGTGAGTACAAAGACCCCCCCCCTTcatcaccaccacccccccctccctcctcccagaCCCCTTGTTGCCCCCCCCGGCAGTGAAATCCACCCCCGAACACCTCGCTCCAGTCCTCTCCAAGTACCCCCCCCATCACCACCCCACCCCTTATTGctttaccccccccccctttaggGTACCCCCCCCATAACCATCCATCCGGGGGGGTGGGTTATTGTGTTTCACCCCCCCCTTGTCCCACAGGTTGGTTTGAACCCCCACGGACCCCCCCCATCGCCACCACCTTGTGCCAGAGGGTGTCCGGGGGGGTTAGGTTGTTGCTTTGCCCCCCCCTCAATATCCCCCACCCCATCCCGTGGGTCTGGGGGTCGCTGTAACCGCCCTGGAAGGACGCCCCCATCGCCACCACCCCGTCCTGGAGGTGTCGGGGGGGTCGGGTCGTTGCTTTAAGCCTTTTAATTAACCCCCCCCTCATCATCCCCCCATCCCGGAGGTGTCGGGGGGCTCGGGTCATTGCCTTTGAATGACCCCCCCTTTGAATAATCCCCCCCAATCCCTTTGAATAACCCCCCCCACACATCACCACCCCCCCATTCTGGAGTTGTCAGGGGGGTTGGGTCATTGTTTTAATCCCTTTAATTAACCCCCCCATCACGGAGATGTCAGGGGTCTCGGGTCATTGCCTTAATCCCTTTAATTAACCCCCCCATAACTCCCTCCCCATCCCGGAGGGGTCAGGGGGCTCGGGTCATTGCTTTAATTCCTTTAATTAACCCCCCCCATCACCACCCCCCCATCCCGGAGGTGGCAGTGGCCTCGGGTCATTGCCTTAATCCCTTTAAttacccccccccaccccctccacGAGCAGTGGGGTCAGTGCTTTAGTCCCCTtttcaccccccccccatcaccaccacctCATCCCAGAGGTGCAGAGGGGGGGTCGTTTCATTGCTTTAACCCCTTGAACCCTCTCCCTGCCCACTCCCAGGGGTGTTAAACCTTTCAGTagcccccccaaaatccccccccatGCTCATCCCATCCCAGAGGTGCTGGGTCCCTTGGAACCTCACCAAATCTCTTGACCCGGGAAaaaccctccccaaaaccctcccCAAAATCCTTCTCCAAAATCCACCCTGGGGTTGGGGATCTTTCTGTGGGTTGGGTGGGAAccctcctcgcccccccccgAACCTCTCAGCCCCCCCACGGCCTCGCTGAAGCCTCCTGTTTCGGACAGATCCGTGCGTACATGGGGGCGTTCGCGGCCGACTTCAACGAGAACGCCGACCTCAGCGCCCTGCGCTTCCTCTCCGTCAACTCCATCGTCGACCCCTGGGTCTTCATCATCTTCCGCACCTCCGTCTTCCGCATGTTCGTCCGCAGGCTCTGCCGCCGCCTGGGTTCCCGCAGGGCCACCACCCTCAAAGGACCGGGGCCGGAGGGGGACGCTCGTTTTTGCCCCCTGGGTTGGCGCAGGACGGACGCCCCGCAGCTCGTCTTCCCCTGAGCGCGGCGGGGGGCCGCGGGAGCCGGTGAAGATGAGGAGCGAGCCTTCGGCCCCGAGCGGCGCGGGGAAGACGGCGCCCTGGGCGATGGCACGGGGTGGGCAAGTGGAGTTTCTGCCCCGTTTTGGCTCCGGGGATGCGTGCCGCCCGCCGGAGGGGGGGGGATCCCTCCGGGGACCTGCGGATTTTGCAGCGCTCGGCGGAGAGGTTGGGGAGCGCACGGCTGCGGGGTTTGGTGCGGGGTGCCAGGGCTGCGTTTGGGCAGGAGCACACCGGGGGGAGAGCCTCATGCCTCCCCCCTCGGATAAAAGGGGTTTGGAGCCCTGCCCCATCTCCTCATCCCGCGCACGATGCCCGGAGAGCTGATGGGGTCGGCCCCTGCGCTGTCCCCGCGGTGCCTCGGGGTGCCCGGGGAGGAGGatgggggcagctccccggccCCTCCTCGGCTCAGGGTTTGCGATTTCCCCGCCGTGGCTCTGCTCTGGAGAATCGATCGCGCCCAGCTGTGCCGTGGGAGGCTGCCCGTAATTATTTTAAGGCGGTATTTATGACGATACCCGCTCTTAATAAGAGCGGCAAGcgagagaaaaagcagagccCAGGATGTATAACCTCGCGGCGCAAGCATGCGAGCAACAGATCCTTTTAATGAAAGCTCCATTTCCCCTCAAGCAGGCGTATTAAAACTGGTGTGCTTGTTTAACATCTGCCTCGAGTGGCCGtttaggacaaaaaaaaatgacgATAACCCCGGTCCCCATCTGCTTAGCGTCCTTGGAGGAGACAGGGCAAATACTTCTCTCCCTCTGTTTAGCCAAGCCTCGCAAGGTGTAGCCGTGTTCCTGCCAGTTCTCACGCGGTATTTACTCTTGTTGTCAAACCgattttccttttgaaggaaGCAACTCGGGTAAATATAGCTTGGGGCTTTTTGGAGGTGACCTGATCGCTCCTGCTCCGGCTCCGGGAcctgccaggctctgctggtggagggaagggcagggctggcGGTACTCGGGGGGGGCACCCCCGGCCCTGCAAGATCCCCGCTCTGTGCCCCACAGCGGGGTTTTCTGCGGGAAAAGGACTGAACTGAGGCTTGGTCCTCATTTTGGTGTCCCGTTCCTCGCACATTACCGACTTGGAGGTGGCGCACGTGGGACCCTGCGAGCTCAGGAGCGGCCCCGAGGCAGCGCCACGGCTTTCACCGGGCTGATCTCCGCAGCAGGACGGACACTGGCTGGGATGAAGGCTCTGCAAAACCTTCCTGCTGGCCCCTGGGCTGGCATCTCCTCCGCCGTGTGGCTCCGTGCACCGCTCAGGACGGGGGGGACCGGGCTGGCAGGAGCCGTGCCCCCAGCGGGATTCGCTCCCGGAGAGCGTCCCGAAGCAGGCTGCGAGCTGGTGCCGCGAGCCGGGTGCTGACTGCGTGTCTGTAAAGCCCGGGACTGTGCTCAGTGCGAAGTGAgagcaattaaattaaaataaatcagggtTTTTATTAAGGTGCGTGGATGCAGACTCCATCCGAGCCCCCAGGTGACGCGTGCGCCGCGCTCTCGGACTTGTCCATGTGCTCATCACCCGAGGAAGGAAATGTCCccgttttgggggggtttgCAGGGCACTGGGGTGACCCCaacccctgcccctgcctccccgaccccatccctggaggctcCCTGCACGGGTTCCTTGGGGGATCCTGGTGACCTCGGTGCGCTCACCTGGCTTTGGTGGCACTTTCCATGGGTGCTCACGGCAGGGGGgaccccagcagctgctggcgaATCCTCACACCGCTGGGATCCAAAACTCGGCTGCATTTTGGGGCCATAGGGCTGCCGTGCTGCTGTCTTCTCCAGAGATGGCAGCACGTCCCCAGCCAGGGCTGGCTGagagcaggacagagcaaagcagctgcagggagggggctgcgcTCTCCTCTCCAACCCACCCCTTTGGCATCCTTGTGCCCCGAGGCGTGCCCTTGCCCCTTTTTGGGGCTTCAGGAGCCAAAACCCATCGCCCTTTCCTATGCACaagcacacaaataaataaataaagcgcTGAGACCTGCAGTTTGGCTGTAAAGGTaaaaagcagagatgctgagggctgagggctgcagggctgagcctgtccctgctcccGGCCATCGGGCACCGCGCGGCAATTCCCGGGGGGGCCCCTTTGCACCAGGGCGCTGCGGTGCCAGCGAGGCACAAAGGCACGGATCCGGTGCGGAATGGAGGcaagcaggaggtgctgcagtggCTGGAAGCAGCGAGGCAACttttggagctgctgcctggtgccCACCACCCTCCCGTGACCGCGGTGTCCTTGGTGTCCTTGTCCCCGGCGTCACCCAACCCTGTAAATCGAGCccagctgatttatttttatatatatttatatttttatatttttcagctcATGAAATCCAGGCGTGAGCTTCCCAAAAAGCTCATTTCCCAGCAGCATGCTTGGTTATTGCACGgggccattttttttttctttttttttattgtctgctTGCATTTTTAAGCCCTTCCCGAAGTCGGAAGCCGCGTgcctgggcaggctgcagcgCCGCGGCTGCCAGGCACCCGAGCCAGGGCGCTGAGCCCGCAGGCTGTACGACACCACGAGCCAGTgagtgctttgcattttttaaccCGTGCGCCCAGGTGCCGGCACTCCCCAGGGCCCAGGAACATGTCCCTGCCCCGCTGGTGCTCAGCCCGGCTTCGAGCAGCCGGGTGGAAGCAGCACCAACCAGAGAAGTGTCGGGGCTGGGAACGCTTTGGGAAAACGTCTGGGTTTTCTTTGGAAGGAAAACGCTGTCTGGGTTTTCTAAACAGAAGGGCTTTTGATTTAAAAGGGTCAAAACCCACCCGTGAGGGTCTCCTTATTTCAAACCCGCCGCAGACGGAGCCGGGCACAGCACCCCAGGGGCTGCGTCCTCCTGGCCCCGGGGTTTCTGTGAAATTCACTCAGTGCTCCTCCGAGCCCGGAGCTCTTCTCCGAGCGGGACAGCCCCATAAATCTCCTCGTAGGGAAAAAGGATGCCAACGACCCTCGGGAAGACATATGCTCCTTGTTAGACGCGGAGATAAACATGGAAGCAGAAGGGGGGGGAAACAAACACTTCCCAAGAAACGGACAGATTGTACCAAGTGGCATGTTCCTGGTTTTGAGCtcagaacagggaaaaaaaagaaagaaaaaaaagaaaaaaaaaaaaaaagcccagcaaTTTCCCTATTACTGCAAAAATATCCCCTCAGAGGCAACTGTCGGTTGAGAAGCCCGAAGCCCCAGATGGGTATTTAAGGCTCCATTAGCTGCCAGGAAAACGAGCTCCAGAACCTGCCAAAAACCTTTCCTGAGCTGCGATAGCAACCACCAGAGAGGAGTGGGAGGCTGGCAGGAGCCCTGGGGCAGCCACCCCGCGGGAGGGCTTCTGCTCGTAAAGCGCACGCCGCAGCCTCCCCGGGCTGCTTACACCAACCAGGCCAGGATTTGGCCCTGGCCACCGTTTTAATCTGCtttttgggggctttttttgggggctgAGTGTGGCGGGGTCGCATCCAGCCCTCGGCAACCTGCGAAGCTGCTGGGACAGCTCCTGACATCGTCCGTGTCCATGGGCATTGATGCCCAGCAGGATCAGCCCCacggggggctgcagaggtcCTAGGACAGGCATTTTCCTGTCCTACAAGCACACAAAAACCCTATTTCCCTCCATCACACCCCTCACGCTCAGCCACGGGACCGTGCAGGTGACGGCACGCTGCAGGAGCCTCTCGGGCCGTGCGAGCAGCCCGAGGAACGGGAACCTCGCGTCGGAAGCCAAGGTGCTGTCACAAACCACATCTCACCCCCCGCTGGAGTTCGCCTTCGATGGCGTTTCCTTTGCGAAGTTCCTGTTACCAAAAGGGAGTTTTCAAAAGCAACGGCGAAAACGTGAGCGTGGCAGCGAGCGGCGTGCCCACGCCGGAGCTGAGCAACGGCGCCGCGTCTCGACGGGTTTTGGGGGGGACACACGAGTGGGGACAGgctccagctggggcagggatTTAGGAAAGGGTGAACCCACGTCCTGCCTGAGCTGGATCCGTGCTAAAAGAAGGGGCAAAGTGTGGAGAGGGTTGGGGTCATGCCAGGGGAAATGCAACGCAGCGGCGAGGCTTCCTGTGCCATCCTGTGCGCCCGCGGCACCACCACAAGGAAGTTTTTCTGGGGCTGCTGTTTGGGCTGGGTGAGCCCcctggggcaggctgagggTTGGGGGCTTCCTCCATCCCCTCTGGGCTCCCACCCAGCTGGGGGGTCCCCAGGGCGAGCAGCATTGGGGCAGGAAAGGGGGGCTCCCCCTGCGCCCCCCGCGCACCCCTTGGCCACCCGCGCACCCTAAACGCGGGGCTGGCAGCCCGGAGCGCGGGGGGGCTCCCAAAGCATCCCCGGAGCTCGGCGGCACCGGGGGGCTCCCGAAGCATCCTCGGGGGCTCCCGGAGTatccccggggctggggcccggccccggggcggggcggcccGGGAGGGGGGGcggcgccgcggggccggggcggggggcgggcggcggaggCGCATTCGGGCGGCGGCGATGAACGGGACGGGCCGGGAGCCGTGCGAGCGCGGCGAGGCGCTGGTGGCCGGTGCCCGGCCTCTGGTCAGCGCCCTGATGTTCTCCGCGGGGCTCTTGGGCAACCtcctggccctggggctgctgctgcgctGCCGCCGGCCACCCCGCGCCCGGCCACCGTCCCTTTTCCACGTCCTGGTGCTGGCCTTGGTGGTCACCGACCTGCTGGGCACCTGCTCGGTCAGCCCCTTGGTGCTGGCCTCCTACCACCGCAACCTCACCCTGACCGCCCTGGCGCGGGGAGGCCACCTCTGCCTCTATTTCGGCTTCTCCATGAGCTTCTTCGGCCTCGCCACCATGCTCATCCTCTTCGCCATGGCGCTGGAGCGCTGCCTGGCGCTGGGGCGGCCCTACTTCTACGAGCGGTTCCTCAGCCCCCGCACGGGTTTGGTGGCCCTGCCAGCCATCTACACCTTcgctgctgccttctgctcgCTGCCTCTGGTGGGTTTCGGGCGCTACGTGCAGTATTGCCCCGGCACCTGGTGCTTCATCCAAATGTACCTGGACGACAGCCGGCACGCTGCGGAGGCGGCGGGGATGCACGTCACCTTCTCGCTGCTCTAcgccaccctgctgctgctcctcatcctctcggtgctgctctgcaaccTCAGCGTCATCAGCAACCTGGCCCGCATGCACCGCCGGGGGCAGAAGACCCGGCGGATGGCCGCGCCGGAGCAGCcccgggcggcggggggcggcgggcggtgCATGTTCTCCATGGCCGAGGAGATCGaccacctcctgctcctcgcCATCATGACCATCACCTTCGTCATCTGCTCCCTGCCCTTCACGGTGAGTTGCCACCACCTCTTCCCCGGGGgtgagccccctccccagcatccctacttctctctctcctgttttAAGGCTCCCCTCTCGCTCCACTGCCCCAAATCCAAGCTCCTTCCCAAAGCTCGGGAGACCTTGGGTCTGGCACAAACCGCGGGCGATTCACGATGCTCACGGGGAGCGAGGGATTCTCCCACACCTTCCCCTCCCACAGAGGCTTCGAGGCCAGGCAGGGTGGCACCACACATCCCGGGCACTCCGGGGTCCCCTGGGGTTGCCATCACCAAGGGCCACGTGCGCTCACCACGGAGGCGCGAGGGGTGGCAGGGCGAGGAGCGAGGCACGGaaaggtggggatggggagggagaaaaccccgctgggctgggctgggaggcaAGCAGCGCGTAGCAGGGCCGTGCTCtcctcacctgggggctgctggtCACCCCGCCGGGCTGCGTCTCACCGCCGGCAGCTCTCCATCACCTCCAGCCACGGCTCGGGAGGCTCGGAGCCGTGTGAGCGAGCCCTGCCGCGGCGGGAGGCTCCTTCGCCGTCGTTTAGTTCCCATTAGAAGCGAGCCCCGCTAAGGTCGGGCGTGCTGCCAGCCCTAATTTTGTGCTCGTGGACTTAAATGGACGCTACCTTCCCTTTCGCACTCACAGAAGGAAGAGTCCCGAGGGAAGAGAAAACGACCGCAGGCTGTAGCCAAGCCAGGCTGTCTGGGTTGTAAGAGGGAGAAAAGACAAAGCGGCGATGGCCGGGAGCTCGCAAGCATCCCGGGAACCAGACTCAACATCCTGAGAGCTCCCGTCAATGGGCCCGCGCGCGCCGGGAGGCTCTCCCCGCAGCCTGGAGGAGCCCGGCTCTGGATGCCGGGACCCCTTGGCCGGGTCTGCTCGGGACAGGCGGGGTGGGAAAGTGCCTCTGATGGGGATCCCATGGGCCCGGTGGTGGCAGCTCTTAACCTtgtcccttttcctttcccatcgCCCGGCTCCCACGTGGGTTTGCGTTTGGGCAGCGCTTTGGCATCGCCTCCAACGGAGCCGCCGAACGCTGCCTCCTGGGCGTGACACTTTCTCCTCTGGCCCACAGCACCCACCCTCCGAGGAGGAGCACACGAACCATGACACTCCCAGCCCACAAAATCACAAACccttccccaaaaaaaaaagccccgaGCCCGGGGCAGGCTGGCAAGCTCCGCCATCCCCCAGCGGTACCCGGCGCACCCCGGGCGCAGCGGGGACACCgcgctccccgtgcccccagctccccatccGAGCATCTCCGCGGCGTGGGAGCGAGGGGGTGGCGATGGGGTGAGTAAGGAGAGCTGAGTCACCCTGCCAGGAAGCCCCGTAAGCCGCTATGAGTCGGCACACCCCAAGGAAGCACCGCACCGGGGCTGCCCAGCACCCCGCACCCGCTGCGTCCCCATCCCGTGCGGCCGCTCACCGCCTCCTTCACCAGCCTCCAGCTTAATTGCATTTGGGCTCAGTGAAGCCTCGCTGCGTGCAGGCAGAGCGCAGAGCTGGCTTTCATTTGCAGGAAATTCATTTAAGTTGGTGGAACAGAAAGCAGCCCGCATCTCCCCAGCTGTTGCTCTGAAAACCGCGCTCACCTGCCGGGCTCCCAGTCCctggggggagcagccccggcgtcattttcccccccccttgttGCTCTCTTGCAGGTCTGCGCCTACATGAACAAGTTCAACAAGGGCCAGAACTACGACTGGGACCTCCTGGCGCTCAGGTTCCTCTCCATCAACCCCATCCTCGACCCTTGGGTCTTCGCCATCCTGCGCCCGCCGGTGCTGCGGGTCCTGCGCTcggtgctgtgctgccagctgtcCCCCGCCGGCCAGGACCTGCACACCCCGTCCCCTGCAAAAACCAAACTGGAGACGAGGCTGGACCCCAGCGGGCAGTAAATCCACCAGGAAACCTTGCTGGCTGGGGTGCCGTGCAGCCCTGGAGGGTGTTACCGAGGTTTTATGGCCCCTAAAAGACGTCCCTGCTGTCGGGGCTGCGCCCGGTGCCGCCGCGTGTCTCCGGGGAGCCGCGCGGAGCCGGCGTGGTGTCCCACAGGGCAGACAGTGGGACGGGATCGGGGCACCTGGATGGCACGACCTCCATCAGATGGGGCCGCCCCTGCCCTGCGATGGGTGCATGCCACATTCGGACACGTCGTGTAGGGGCTGAGCTACGGGGTGACTTGCTGGGACACCGCAGCCGCTGCGCGCATGAATGCTGCTGGTTAAAGGGGCCGTTCGTGGGGCTTCGAGCATCTCCAGACATCTCCTGCCCTTCCACCCGCATCCCCCGTGGTGGGATTGCTGGGGAAACGGGGCAAAACCCGTGTGCCTTTCGCCACTTTCCTCCCAAGCCGTGTCCCCGGGGGCTGCTCGTGGAGGCGCAGCCCTGGCCGCAGGGACCCGGATCACCGGGGaccaggcaggagaggaggcagctgctatgcaggggaggaagaagcattcgcccctcttttttttttcccctttggcaGCCTGCTTGCCCAAGGAAAAGCACTTTATGGGGTGTAGCTCTGTGTGTCCGTGTCTGTTCGTCCCCCCTGCTCCCGGCAGTTTCGGGCTCCGGTCGGTGCCAGCCCCGCGTGCCCGAGGGGCGCAGGGCAGAAAGCAGccgagctttggcctttccgTGTGCTGCCACGGCACGGGGAACCACGGGGCTCCCCGTTTTTGCTCCGTTTTGCAAGGGGCTTTCTTTATCCCACGGGAACACAGAGCCTGGTGGCGAGCAGGTTTGATCACAGCGTCTCA
This region includes:
- the PTGER2 gene encoding prostaglandin E2 receptor EP2 subtype isoform X2: MNGTGREPCERGEALVAGARPLVSALMFSAGLLGNLLALGLLLRCRRPPRARPPSLFHVLVLALVVTDLLGTCSVSPLVLASYHRNLTLTALARGGHLCLYFGFSMSFFGLATMLILFAMALERCLALGRPYFYERFLSPRTGLVALPAIYTFAAAFCSLPLVGFGRYVQYCPGTWCFIQMYLDDSRHAAEAAGMHVTFSLLYATLLLLLILSVLLCNLSVISNLARMHRRGQKTRRMAAPEQPRAAGGGGRCMFSMAEEIDHLLLLAIMTITFVICSLPFTVCAYMNKFNKGQNYDWDLLALRFLSINPILDPWVFAILRPPVLRVLRSVLCCQLSPAGQDLHTPSPAKTKLETRLDPSGQ
- the PTGDR gene encoding prostaglandin D2 receptor gives rise to the protein MASEGYRCRGSRFIESGQSAVPSSVLFGAGLLGNVLALLLLGQHRRRSRSPGGRPPRVSAFYVLVSGLAVTDLLGKCLLSPMVLAAYAYNRSLSELGSPGGRAEGEPGALCQLFAFLMAFFGLAPTLLLLAMALECWLSLGHPYFYRRHLTRRLGAALAPAAAGLCALFCALPLLGFGVPMQYCPGTWCFIRMAGGGVGQLGFPVLYASLMGVLVLAIGACNVSSMRHLYGMARRQPPRGAAATPPAAAVATAAAKPPRMEELDHLVLLGLMTVLFTVCSLPLIIRAYMGAFAADFNENADLSALRFLSVNSIVDPWVFIIFRTSVFRMFVRRLCRRLGSRRATTLKGPGPEGDARFCPLGWRRTDAPQLVFP
- the PTGER2 gene encoding prostaglandin E2 receptor EP2 subtype isoform X1; this translates as MNGTGREPCERGEALVAGARPLVSALMFSAGLLGNLLALGLLLRCRRPPRARPPSLFHVLVLALVVTDLLGTCSVSPLVLASYHRNLTLTALARGGHLCLYFGFSMSFFGLATMLILFAMALERCLALGRPYFYERFLSPRTGLVALPAIYTFAAAFCSLPLVGFGRYVQYCPGTWCFIQMYLDDSRHAAEAAGMHVTFSLLYATLLLLLILSVLLCNLSVISNLARMHRRGQKTRRMAAPEQPRAAGGGGRCMFSMAEEIDHLLLLAIMTITFVICSLPFTKEESRGKRKRPQAVAKPGCLGCKREKRQSGDGRELASIPGTRLNILRAPVNGPARAGRLSPQPGGARLWMPGPLGRVCAYMNKFNKGQNYDWDLLALRFLSINPILDPWVFAILRPPVLRVLRSVLCCQLSPAGQDLHTPSPAKTKLETRLDPSGQ